A window of the Burkholderia sp. 9120 genome harbors these coding sequences:
- a CDS encoding GNAT family N-acetyltransferase produces the protein MRDYAVQTWGTWFPEPRDACRLEIHQIIQSDDGEIGCIAVAEEPDAVMLEKLYVLPTHQGRGVGTLLLRGLIESAHASGKPIRLRVLRVNPARQLYERNGFKVDRSTDERHFMSYWPLGR, from the coding sequence ACTATGCCGTACAGACGTGGGGCACCTGGTTCCCGGAACCGCGCGACGCGTGTCGGCTGGAAATCCACCAGATCATTCAAAGCGACGACGGTGAGATCGGTTGCATTGCGGTAGCGGAAGAGCCGGATGCCGTGATGCTGGAAAAGCTCTACGTCCTGCCGACGCATCAAGGGCGTGGCGTCGGCACGTTGCTGTTGAGAGGTCTGATTGAAAGTGCGCACGCGAGTGGCAAGCCAATCCGATTGCGCGTGTTGCGTGTGAATCCGGCTCGACAGCTCTACGAGAGAAACGGCTTCAAGGTCGATCGATCGACGGACGAGCGGCATTTCATGTCCTATTGGCCGCTTGGGCGATAG